A stretch of Sinimarinibacterium sp. NLF-5-8 DNA encodes these proteins:
- the gshB gene encoding glutathione synthase — MNSPRTLAVVMDPIDHIKPYKDTTLALMLAAQKRGWQVFYLQMHDLWIRDGVAMARARAVTVFDDNQHWFELGPTLEQPLGQFDAALMRKDPPFDMAFVAATYILERAQEQGALVVNNPRALRDANEKVFISWFAQCCAPTVIARDDATLRAFAAEHGDVIFKPLDGMGGQGIFRINADGMNLGAVIETLTQNGQQHIMAQRYIPDIKHGDKRILMVDGEPVPYCLARIPKDGEVRGNIAAGGHGEVRALTERDRWIAAQVGPRLREMGLLLVGLDVIGDYLTEINVTSPTCAREIDAAQNTDIGAQVMIAIERKLSARAL, encoded by the coding sequence ATGAACAGCCCCCGCACTTTGGCCGTGGTGATGGACCCCATCGACCACATCAAGCCCTACAAAGACACCACGCTGGCACTGATGCTGGCGGCGCAAAAACGTGGCTGGCAGGTGTTTTATCTGCAAATGCACGATCTGTGGATCCGTGATGGCGTGGCGATGGCGCGCGCGCGCGCCGTCACCGTGTTTGACGACAACCAGCACTGGTTTGAACTCGGCCCAACCCTTGAACAACCGCTGGGGCAGTTTGATGCGGCGCTGATGCGCAAAGACCCGCCGTTTGACATGGCCTTTGTCGCCGCCACCTACATTCTGGAGCGCGCGCAAGAACAAGGCGCACTGGTCGTCAACAACCCGCGCGCGCTGCGCGATGCCAACGAAAAAGTCTTTATCAGCTGGTTTGCGCAGTGCTGCGCGCCCACCGTCATCGCCCGCGACGATGCCACGCTGCGCGCGTTTGCCGCCGAACACGGCGATGTGATTTTCAAGCCTTTGGACGGCATGGGCGGTCAGGGCATTTTTCGCATCAACGCCGATGGCATGAACCTCGGCGCGGTGATCGAAACGCTGACCCAAAACGGCCAGCAGCACATCATGGCGCAGCGTTACATCCCCGACATCAAACACGGCGACAAGCGCATTTTGATGGTCGATGGCGAGCCCGTTCCGTATTGCTTGGCGCGCATTCCCAAAGACGGCGAAGTGCGCGGCAACATCGCCGCCGGCGGTCACGGCGAAGTGCGCGCGCTGACCGAGCGCGACCGCTGGATTGCCGCCCAGGTCGGCCCGCGCCTGCGTGAAATGGGCTTGCTGCTGGTGGGGCTGGACGTGATTGGCGACTACCTCACCGAAATCAACGTCACCTCCCCCACTTGCGCGCGCGAAATTGATGCCGCGCAAAACACCGATATTGGCGCACAGGTGATGATCGCCATCGAACGCAAACTCAGCGCGCGCGCGCTGTGA